In a genomic window of Clavelina lepadiformis chromosome 7, kaClaLepa1.1, whole genome shotgun sequence:
- the LOC143464918 gene encoding uncharacterized protein LOC143464918, with protein MKILFGIVLLFGVVAALDQLASGDGICSVCSQVAGKSNCCSGNARCISIDGLIECDHAKSERDHFELATEEFSRSLYDRASDDFCSICCGLDSTSQRCCSGIRYCRCTKTLAPSCLD; from the exons ATGAAGATTCTGTTTGGAATAGTGTTGTTGTTTGGAGTTGTTGCTGCATTGGACCAGCTTGCCTCAG gAGACGGGATATGCAGCGTTTGTTCTCAAGTAGCCGGGAAAAGCAATTGCTGCTCAGGCAACGCAAGATGCATCAGCATTGACGGCTTAATTGAATGTGATCATGCCAAGTCAGAGAGAGATCATTTTGAATTGGCCACGGAAGAATTTTCTC ggAGCTTGTATGACCGGGCTAGTGATGATTTTTGTTCCATATGTTGCGGTTTGGATTCAACCTCCCAAAGATGCTGCTCCGGAATAAGATATTGCAGATGCACGAAGACACTGGCTCCATCGTGTTTGGACTAG
- the LOC143466038 gene encoding mitochondrial import inner membrane translocase subunit Tim22-like, with product MSSSAQPDLNNNGDSYVAYSSVLKYLVGPEKLRQREQYPQFGGIPTPIPSTMEKNMEAVMNSCVFNTGIACVAGAGFGVVFALFTFGVESPNYSEKVPTVKETLREMRMKMGSNAKNFAVIGAMFSMTHCVIEKYRGVSDMKNSSASGFVTGGLLGLRAGLRAGILGGMGFAAFSTAIDYFLGHS from the exons ATGTCATCATCTGCTCAACCTGATCTTAATAATAATGGTGACAGCTATGTGGCTTATAgttctgttttaaaatatttggtgGGTCCCGAAAAACTTCGTCAAAGAGAGCAGTATCCTCAGTTTGGGGGTATACCCACACCTATTCCAAGTACAATGGAGAAAAATATGGAGGCTGTTATGAACAGCTGCGTCTTTAATACAGGAATTGCATGTGTGGCAG GTGCAGGGTTTGGAGttgtgtttgctttgtttacgTTTGGAGTGGAATCACCAAACTACTCCGAAAAAGTACCAACTGTAAAGGAGACACTGAGAGAAATGCGAATGAAAATGGGATCAAATGCAAAAAACTTTGCAGTGATTGGAGCAATGTTTTCTATGACTCACTGTGTTATTGAAAAG TATCGAGGAGTGTCTGATATGAAAAACAGTTCAGCAAGTGGTTTTGTTACCGGTGGACTACTTGGCCTGAGAGCTGGTTTGCGTGCTGGTATCCTTGGTGGAATGGGATTTGCAGCATTTTCCACAGCCATTGACTATTTCCTTGGTCATTCATGA
- the LOC143464850 gene encoding uncharacterized protein LOC143464850 isoform X4, whose product MPESRMRLASRSLPTSDEKNPECLSPHRAAEQYKQFVQKLSPKSTQVKNEITPNTSPQEDDHDPPKLLLQKPAKKIPSKQSTELKSHKRKTLDYAKTKGKGKENQTHRRHKTDSEIVRHKKKVLSKGIWVQCCDRNCLKWRYLHNCCDPSTLPEVWTCSMNKDDVEQNTCSAPEIDWTAALKCSQDHFVYTKFNAGSIVWAKMPGYPSWPAMIDSDPDMNLFYEYNDDGTVLRYHVVFLDDHVSRAWIPACNIVPYKQNTSRNFVDSKGRDFKAELQSAMLNADAALKMTLEQRLGKFSFEKRFISNKIGMKEWFAERSSRKAKSHGSSKRIKTNISARVTPHSDVESKGKNSTIATGNRLCHEGGSLAERAEIVKEKTANKENSNVKPDKTSQETIHKRSPKTARMSSPSTKLAVSILKKLETSNQKRVDFATKVILENVHETELIDVTNVVKNKDAGDCCITNIKETNLSSQDFNDPLKGDLKSSTAEESPGRAIQNLTKHKLDIDECFWDPCPDDFQDSPSVFCNLDEPSMAMNDSDEERMRQLDELMPVLVQQD is encoded by the exons TACACAAGTTAAAAATGAGATCACACCCAACACCAGCCCACAAGAAGATGATCATGACCCTCCTAAACTACTTCTGCAAAAACCTGCCAAGAAAATTCCAAGTAAACAAAGCACAGAATTAAAAAgccataaaagaaaaactttggaCTATGCCAAAACCAAAggaaaag GAAAAGAAAACCAGACCCATCGAAGGCATAAGACAGATTCAGAAATTGTAAGACATAAGAAGAAAGTTTTAAGTAAAG GTATTTGGGTTCAGTGTTGTGACAGAAACTGTTTAAAATGGAGGTACCTTCATAACTGCTGTGATCCCTCCACCCTTCCTGAAGTTTGGACTTGTTCCATGAACAAAGATGACGTAGAACAGAACAC ATGCTCTGCTCCAGAGATTGATTGGACTGCAGCACTGAAATGTTCACAGGATCATTTCGTGTATACCAAATTTAATGCTGGTTCCATTGTTTGGGCTAAAATGCCAGGTTATCCATC GTGGCCAGCTATGATTGACAGTGATCCTGATATGAACCTTTTTTATGAATATAACGACGATGGAACTGTG ctCAGATACCACGTTGTATTTTTGGACGACCACGTTAGTAGAGCTTGGATACCAGCTTGCAATATTGTGCCgtacaaacaaaacacttcACGAAATTTT GTTGATTCTAAAGGACGAGACTTTAAGGCCGAATTGCAATCTGCCATGTTAAATGCTGATGCAGCTTTGAAGATGACTCTTGAACAACGTTTGGGCAaatttagttttgaaaaacgcttTATCTCAAACAAAATAGGGATGAAAGAGTGGTTTGCTGAGAGATCTTCCA GAAAAGCAAAATCACATGGAAGTtcaaaaagaattaaaacgAACATATCTGCACGAGTTACCCCACACAGTGACGTTGAATCAA AAGGAAAAAATTCCACTATTGCTACCGGCAATCGCTTGTGTCATGAAGGTGGCAGTTTAGCTGAAAGAGCTGAGATTGTGAAagaaaaaacagcaaacaaag AAAACTCAAATGTGAAACCCGACAAGACATCACAAGAAACTATACATAAAAGATCTCCAAAAACTGCCAGAATGAGTAGCCCTTCCACTAAACTTGCAGTCTCAATTcttaaaaaacttgaaacCAGTAACCAAAAGCGTGTAGATTTCGCTACCAAAGTTATTCTTGAAAATGTACACGAGACAGAGCTGATAGATGT gacGAATGTTGTCAAAAATAAAGATGCTGGTGATTGTTGTATCACTAATATAAAAGAAACCAATTTATCATCACAGG ATTTTAACGACCCACTAAAGGGAGATTTGAAAAGTAGTACTGCAGAGGAAAGTCCTGGTCGTGCAATTCAAAACTTGACCAAACACAAGTTGGATATTGATGAGTGTTTTTGGGACCCGTGCCCAGATGATTTCCAAG ACAGTCCCAGTGTATTTTGCAACCTCGATGAACCATCAATGGCAATGAATGATTCTGATGAAGAGAGGATGAGACAATTAGATGAATTGATGCCAGTGTTGGTGCAACAGGATTAA
- the LOC143464850 gene encoding uncharacterized protein LOC143464850 isoform X3 yields the protein MPESRMRLASRSLPTSGIYDEKNPECLSPHRAAEQYKQFVQKLSPKSTQVKNEITPNTSPQEDDHDPPKLLLQKPAKKIPSKQSTELKSHKRKTLDYAKTKGKGKENQTHRRHKTDSEIVRHKKKVLSKGIWVQCCDRNCLKWRYLHNCCDPSTLPEVWTCSMNKDDVEQNTCSAPEIDWTAALKCSQDHFVYTKFNAGSIVWAKMPGYPSWPAMIDSDPDMNLFYEYNDDGTVLRYHVVFLDDHVSRAWIPACNIVPYKQNTSRNFVDSKGRDFKAELQSAMLNADAALKMTLEQRLGKFSFEKRFISNKIGMKEWFAERSSRKAKSHGSSKRIKTNISARVTPHSDVESKGKNSTIATGNRLCHEGGSLAERAEIVKEKTANKENSNVKPDKTSQETIHKRSPKTARMSSPSTKLAVSILKKLETSNQKRVDFATKVILENVHETELIDVTNVVKNKDAGDCCITNIKETNLSSQDFNDPLKGDLKSSTAEESPGRAIQNLTKHKLDIDECFWDPCPDDFQDSPSVFCNLDEPSMAMNDSDEERMRQLDELMPVLVQQD from the exons TACACAAGTTAAAAATGAGATCACACCCAACACCAGCCCACAAGAAGATGATCATGACCCTCCTAAACTACTTCTGCAAAAACCTGCCAAGAAAATTCCAAGTAAACAAAGCACAGAATTAAAAAgccataaaagaaaaactttggaCTATGCCAAAACCAAAggaaaag GAAAAGAAAACCAGACCCATCGAAGGCATAAGACAGATTCAGAAATTGTAAGACATAAGAAGAAAGTTTTAAGTAAAG GTATTTGGGTTCAGTGTTGTGACAGAAACTGTTTAAAATGGAGGTACCTTCATAACTGCTGTGATCCCTCCACCCTTCCTGAAGTTTGGACTTGTTCCATGAACAAAGATGACGTAGAACAGAACAC ATGCTCTGCTCCAGAGATTGATTGGACTGCAGCACTGAAATGTTCACAGGATCATTTCGTGTATACCAAATTTAATGCTGGTTCCATTGTTTGGGCTAAAATGCCAGGTTATCCATC GTGGCCAGCTATGATTGACAGTGATCCTGATATGAACCTTTTTTATGAATATAACGACGATGGAACTGTG ctCAGATACCACGTTGTATTTTTGGACGACCACGTTAGTAGAGCTTGGATACCAGCTTGCAATATTGTGCCgtacaaacaaaacacttcACGAAATTTT GTTGATTCTAAAGGACGAGACTTTAAGGCCGAATTGCAATCTGCCATGTTAAATGCTGATGCAGCTTTGAAGATGACTCTTGAACAACGTTTGGGCAaatttagttttgaaaaacgcttTATCTCAAACAAAATAGGGATGAAAGAGTGGTTTGCTGAGAGATCTTCCA GAAAAGCAAAATCACATGGAAGTtcaaaaagaattaaaacgAACATATCTGCACGAGTTACCCCACACAGTGACGTTGAATCAA AAGGAAAAAATTCCACTATTGCTACCGGCAATCGCTTGTGTCATGAAGGTGGCAGTTTAGCTGAAAGAGCTGAGATTGTGAAagaaaaaacagcaaacaaag AAAACTCAAATGTGAAACCCGACAAGACATCACAAGAAACTATACATAAAAGATCTCCAAAAACTGCCAGAATGAGTAGCCCTTCCACTAAACTTGCAGTCTCAATTcttaaaaaacttgaaacCAGTAACCAAAAGCGTGTAGATTTCGCTACCAAAGTTATTCTTGAAAATGTACACGAGACAGAGCTGATAGATGT gacGAATGTTGTCAAAAATAAAGATGCTGGTGATTGTTGTATCACTAATATAAAAGAAACCAATTTATCATCACAGG ATTTTAACGACCCACTAAAGGGAGATTTGAAAAGTAGTACTGCAGAGGAAAGTCCTGGTCGTGCAATTCAAAACTTGACCAAACACAAGTTGGATATTGATGAGTGTTTTTGGGACCCGTGCCCAGATGATTTCCAAG ACAGTCCCAGTGTATTTTGCAACCTCGATGAACCATCAATGGCAATGAATGATTCTGATGAAGAGAGGATGAGACAATTAGATGAATTGATGCCAGTGTTGGTGCAACAGGATTAA